The Silene latifolia isolate original U9 population chromosome X, ASM4854445v1, whole genome shotgun sequence genome contains the following window.
ttcattttaagggaggaatattgtaataccccgtaatttaataatgatttatgagaatattttatataatttaaataattgATTGATGGCATTTCTATAATAGTTGTAAGTAAGACGGTAAGTAAATAATAAATTacgtaagcaagtcgggaatcgAGTTTAACAAATAATAGGTCTTCGGGCCGTGTGATCGTATGGTAAGGATGGAAGGCCgaaaattatattaatatgatACGGGATTTTGTATCGGGATTTAATAAATAATGATAaggaaataataaaatataaataaaggtaaaaggtaataataattatatcagtaataatattaataataatgtaataataataataataataataataataataataataataataataataataataataataataatagaactAGTAAAGTAGTAAGTGGAAGTCTTActtatggtaagattaacataatatgtaataataataattaaatcagtaattcctataataattagaataaaaAAATAGTTCTTAGTTTCCTAATCAACGTCATATGCTCTCTAattctagactataaatacacaataatctgaaaaataattcataaaagaagaaggaagaaatataaaggaaagaagaaaagaattaaGGAAGGGAAAAGCAAGAGAATTAACTTTTATTATCGCCACAAGGTAATACTTTAAACCGTCTCAAGTATACACTTTGCCTTGTTATAACTTGTAAAGTACGCCACCGTAGGACGAGCCGTGACCGTGACTGTGACCGTGGAAAACCAGGGATTGACTATGACCCACTGTCGACCACCAGGGACCTCGGGAAAGGGACTTTTCAGGCGGGTTTTTGGGTGGTGTTCGTGGTGTTTGTTCGGGGCATAACCGTATACTTAAAACAGGAATCTCAACCCGTATTCTTGACCATCTTGACCTGTATTGGGGTTGGTTGGTCGTGGGGGGAGGAGTCGTCCATATTGGTGGATGTTGGGGTTGTAATGGTGGCGGTTTGTGGTAGTGGTGGCCGGAAAACGAGAAACACAGGGGAGATGAGGGTGTTTGTGTGTGACCGTCTTAAACTGTCTGTCGTGGCCTGTGTAATGCTGTTGAGGGGAAAAGGGGACCACCTATGGAACTACCGTAAGTCAGTGGTGACGAAGGTGGTGGCCATAGATTTTGGGGTGTCATGTGTGGTGGTGTGTGAGGGGTTGAGTTGGGTGTTGCGTGAAGGTGGTTGTTATGGATGTTGCGAGGTGGGTAGCTAGGTCGTGTGATGGTGGTTTAGTAATGTGGTCGTTGCTAGTGTTTGGGCCGTGGTGTAGCTGTCGGCAGTAGGGACTCGCGGTGGGGGCTGGTGGTTGACTTGGGGAAACGTCGAGTTGGTGGTTTACACGGGTTAAAGGATGGATGTTCGTGGGTTTTACATGGGGGGTAAATTGAGTTGTTGTGACGGGTTTGATTTGGGTTATTCGGTTTTACTGTTTAATCGGGTTTATTTTGTAATCGGGTTTCTAATATCGTGgaccttaataataataattaattaagttaaataatgaaaataatttataattagtaaataataatgggAAGTAATAATTAATTGATGgaagaattataatattttgattaggtgacgattgtgaagaaattataatcgggttaggattgctttattatttgaatcGCTTTGAGATACTTGATTGgttttgcttgccaggtagggattatcctactcaactatTTAATTgtgcaattgtaattgtttgtgAATATATGGTTCTTGGAATATTGTGATTGCGATTATATGAAGTTGTGATTATGATGTTGGAGTTGTTATGAGTATGATGAGAAtttggatgttttttttttgatgaaatgtgagtgtatatatatatatatatatatatatatatatatatatatatatatatatatatatatattgatatcAAACAAGTACAAATACATGAGAGGAGAATACAGCATAATCAAACTGGAATCTCCCTAACAACCAACATTTAAACACAACCTACCACCAAAATCTAGACTACAATGCCCCATTTCTGGAGCCAAGTCCTCTCATCATTCACTACAGTTCTTCCAATTTTTGACCTGATCCTTCTCATGGCATCCTCTCTGATTTGCATAGCCAGAGACGCAGGCCTAGTAAGGATCATGTTCACCCTCGAGTTGTTTCTCTGATTCCATATATGATAGAAGCAGGCAGACCAGAGAAGATAATGAGTATGCAACTTCAGTCTTGCCCCTGCACTCCTACCACTGCTTGTATAAGCATCCACTGCAATTTTGAAACCACACCATTGCTCAATTAAACTCAGCACCTCTCTGCTATATACACAATCAAAAACAAATGCTCCAAAGTTTCAGGTTCCTGATCACAGATGCAACATCTGTTGTCAGGACAGCAACCAAACTGAAATAATTTAGCCTTGATGTTAAGACCCTGGTTCATCACAAGCCATGAAATCAAAGCATGCTTTGGTAAATTCCAATCATTCCAGACCAGTTGAACCCAatctttcttaggatgtttattTGTAAGCCACGCATATCCTTCTCTGATAGAATACCCCTTCAGGTTAGCTGCCCAGTGGCCATTCTGATAACCAGACTTCATCATTTCCTTTACTTTGCAAATACTTTTCCAGGACCAAGCAACACCAGCTGCAGGAGTGTAGGTGTGCCAGTCCTGCTGTTTGAGGTATACCTGACTTATCCGTTTGATCCAGAGCTTATCAGCTTTGTTGTAGACCCAATCAACCAGTTTAGCCACAGCTGCAATGTTGTATAGTTCTGCTTTCTTTATGACTAAACCACCTTCATCTTTAGGTAAGGTGACCTTGTCCCAAGCAACTAAAGGAACTCTATGGTAATCAGAGCTACCATCCCATAAATAGTTCCTACAAATGCCTTCAATTCTTCTGATTACCCCTTTTGGAATAATGAACATCCCTGCCCAATAGGAGTATAATGTATTAAGCACAGAGTTTATAAGGACTACCCTGCCTGCATAAGACAGCTTTTTGGCTCCAATACTTCTGATCCTGTTAACCATTCTCTCCACCAGGGCATTGCATTCTAATTTGGTCAACCTGCCAGCCTGTATAGGGACACCCAGGTACCTGAAAGGTAGGGAACCTTCCACAAAACTTGTTGCTTGTTGAATGTCATTCTTCAGCTCTGATGCAACCATTATAGTACACTTCAGACTTAGTATTGTTCATAGTGAGTCCTGATGCTCTGGAAAATGAAGAGAAGGCCCTTATCAACAGCATAATAGACTGTGCATTGCCTTTACAAAACATTAGTAAGTCATCTACAAACATAAGATGATTAAGCTTTACTCCCTTACATAAAGGGTGGTACTGAAAGGCCAATTATCAGTGGCATAGGCAATCATCCTAGTGAGATAGTCCATACAAAGGGTGAACAAGAGGGGAGAAATGGGGTCCCCTTTCCTAAGCCCTCTCCTCCCTTTAAAATACCCAAACTGGCTCCCATTCAGGCATAAGGAGAAACTTGTTGAGGTCACACAGGTCATAACTCTCTGTGAGAAATCTTCAGGGAAACCAAAACCATATAGAAGCTGCTCAAGAAACTCCAACTCCACTGTATCATAGGCTTTTTGCAAGTCAAATTTAAATAGGCATCTAGGGGATACAGCCTTCCCCTTATACAACTGCACAATATCTTGACAAATCAGGACATTTTCAATAATAGATCTCCCCTTAATGAAAGCTCCTTGGTTCTCACTTACAATATCAGGAAGGACCAAGGACAATCTGTTGCACAGGATCTTTGAAAAAGCCTTGTATATCATATTGCAACAAGCTATAGGCCTAAAATGTTTGACTGAAGTAGGTCTCTCACATTTAGGTATAAGAGTGATGTTTGTTGCATTCACTTGAGACAGCAGCTTGCCTGAGGTAAAGAAGTCCTTAATAGCAGCACAAGTGTATTCACCAATAATGTCCCAACTATCTTTAAAAAAGACACTAGTATAGCCATCAGGACCTGGGGCTTTATCATTTGGAGTATTGAAAAAGATTGCTTTAATCTCCTCATTGGTGATAGGCTTATTAAGTATCTTAATATGTTGTTGAGTCGGTGATGGTGATTTTATTTGAAGGGAGCAAACTGCTAGTCCTTGTTTGTTAGTGGATTGAAGGGAtcgatataccgctagtccttgtgagttatttgttgaagggaccgatataccgctagtccttgtgtATTATTGAAGGGACCGGTCTGAGCAACCGCTAGTCCTTGTGGCGTCAATTGATCACTGGCCATCCCTCAGAGTCTCTTCCCTAGTAGGCTCACTActgaggagatgtgcacattcggaGCTGAGGAAGCGTTAAGAAGGAGTTTGGGAGGAGTAGAGGTGATTGAAGTATAACATGGATGGTGGAAGGTTATGGGTGTTACCATAACAGGCGTTTATCTTGACTGAGTTGGATTTATTGTTATTGTACTAACACTGCTGTCTTTATTTATATTCTATTTACGTTCCATCAGTATTTGTTATGGCATTGTTTAGTtagtccctactcaacctcgtggttgacagtgtatccTTTAGCCACgttataagaaaatattttgacattttatagtgatttttacatGTTGATCTAAGTTTCTGaccaagttgctgtaaaatttctgtttcgaccaaataatttgcaaaatgcattataaattgaccttatgagtttttgacttgattctttctctcatgatttactaactctcttattttctaaaaattataagttctcaagaagtaattatgttattatttatttatgatttttagaagttaacatgttttcctagccttgaaaagtataagtttttgtttcttatcttttgcacATTGGTATTTTGATGTTGTAATTATGTGAACTaggatgacatgtctagtgatatgcggaatgtgttgccctatgatacgtgcattttatatagtctttttaagtctcttatgcacgtatttctatgcgattctcgtggctctatgctacgaaatgccccgaatattctgctttggtttgttttgctttattttcaggaatggacctgaaagaagcAAAATCAATccttttattgtcctttttacttgcatttagaggatgagtGGATTCGGAGCGGAAATACTGCTGTTATGAGACGCgtaaagtcatttcggaagctaaatcggCAAGTCATAGCTAGAACTAACGATGCAATCAGCTGGCTGAgtcaaagttactcgatcgaaagcttttgttgctcgatcgagtggcttgaagaggagaagacctcgatcgaatgctttcagTGTTCGATCGAAATGTGATTTTTAGGGGTTCCTCGATCAAGcccttttgttactcgatcgagttgtttttgctggattgtgttcgatcgagcatttctaaactgttcgatcgagtaactttctaatGGGCTCGGGCCTCTTTAGTTTAAGTTTGTTTTctaggtttaataattgtctttcctataaataggaaagacgacatgaGGTTTGAGTATCACGATATACTTTACTTTTCTTTCCCTTACTGTTGAACACTacttttctctctattttccggatcttaaTCTGTAATCTTCTCTTACTCTTTACTCTCTTTTATTTACGATGCTTATTATTCCTTTACCTTTCGTTCTTGCTTTGTTTACTACTATACGTAGCAaattctcctgctaggatttaggggattcgacGAACTATTGTAtatgctaattaggtttacggaTCTTTCGCTGCTAtcttgtctatgttgttaatcactgcaattaactgtaaatagttacttgaatcgatgcatttagctaattaacattagtaagccttgacctagaccggaagtttggaaggggtgagacctgcagtgaacattaggatgctttagtgagggcggaagctaagctaatagtgttttagggtgaattgagaccggaaggagatattagctgccccttagactgatacgcgcgaccgatctgtgaccttagctgcaattaactcacgttcattgatgacccgacaatcctagttctctccctcttttattaattcctcttatgcttttctctcttcctttaatgtcatttagtttagtttattcaactcaaacccccaaacgtgaccatagacagaccgaatagacaagtagatagtgaccgcctccctgtggagatcgaccctacttaccactgacttctgttagtttaTTTAgggatttatttttggtacctgacgacgtatcaaattttggcatcgttgccggggaggcaactattttatttacttgtttaattttgtctgttttaagcctcaagggatttattccttaaagcagttctcatatttttctctagtgttgttttgataagccttacaggtcctacctagacagttctaggtaaaatatcaacaaagggaaggcttgagtacctttgatattccacctatgttccatcctatggcgcagcaggtggtttactATGAGAGATGTGGTATTGCTGGGCATAATGCCGTTATTTTCTTAGCGGGGAACAACGAAGTCTATGCATTTAGGAAGCATAGAGAAGCTAGTCATACCAttgcatatgtgccgccacatccgtttcAACAACGaagctatcaaaagcctccattcgtTTGGCCACCGTAACAACAAGCTTATCCtcttgataaacagaaagaagcgATTGCTGAGTTGAAATCTTTGGTTAAGACACTTGCACTCAAACCGCAAGAAGATGATAGATATAAGGAAGCTCAATTCAATGAGCTggagtctgaaatagctcagttagctgctgagttGAACTTTAGGCACGCAGAGAAGGTATACGTTACCTAcaccgagagtggtctttcccatgaaggacccgatTTGCCTATCGATACTgatgatttgtatgactcggGATACGAAGATCTATCTGAAAACGACAGATTACTTGAAGATTTCTGCACTGTATAGcaacaaacactcgatcgaattggttattgtgttcgatcgagtgaaatatctgaggaagtgttcgatcgaacgacATCTACATCTCGATCGAACAGCTAttatgaggaagacctcgatcgagcagatctctgtgttcgatcgagtaatattcaggAGGAAAGCTCCCGACGAGCTATATCTTTTCTCGATCGAACATGTTGGCCACGGAGAGCAATGAGACGTCACTTTGGTCCGTTTTGGATGACAATATGGTcaaagacaatggttatggtgaatcccccattttcaaagccgagctggatgctcttgaagctgcgatttacgggatagaaCCCACAGAGGAGGGGAATGAGAAGATAGCTGAGTCAGTGATTGTTCCTAggacggaagaggtaatatactCTATTGTCAATGATTCCGCCGTTCggagcaaccaacccgaggtagttaacgataatttcatcattgttggtattaatagtacgctatctcACATGATTACTACTTTTTCTTTCGATGCTCGACCCCCTCTCGGACGGATGAATAAGTTAATAAATcttcaccatatttgtcatcaGAAATTCGTTAAGTTAAAACGATACCTTAGATTGTTTTTAaatgctcctgagctcctttattcTCCACCGACGgtcaatttgagcttttatattccgcctgtagttggagggcagaattattttgtggatacTTTTGGGAGTTGTCATAGAAAATTCGTCAGGCTTAAAAGAttgtacattttattttcctatattattattctattatggtgctacttacaatTTTGTGTAGCACgtgcgcagttatttgatcggcCGCTGCGTGCTTTAAGCTGTTTTGCCTGGGCTCAATTAGAATGGCTGATGAAGAatagaaggtcgagctgggacctgtctgaaactagcgctgtctgggaggcaacccggagttttaagttttagttatttttcaaacatttccgctgtgtgtgtaataattggtttttaaaccatagactggAGCAGTTAAGCTTGTTTGTTAGTTTCGCGGGCTGTCTATCGCATCTTTGCAGGAGTCTATCGTGGATGGTTCGATTATTCGATGGAACCCTTTTGCtactgatttcactcgatcgaacacatcttcttctcgatcgagtgcttgccAAAGAGGatctttcgatcgagagccttaccTTCTCGATCGAACTACTTAGATGCCtaggtcactcgatcgatcattgtttcatttcgatcgagttcttttGTTTGGATTCGCTTCCCGTGACGCTGTTATGGAGCTATTTAGCGACCtaccatgttgctggctggtttggggaggtccctacttcgcgtaatcttgtgagttttccgcatcttcactatgtcctttacagtttgcattttcCTTTCCTATTTTAGTTACAATAAGGGCATtgtatggtttggtttggggaggttatgcatccatatctgtgtctacatttatgtttttattgcatttctgtttgcacatttaatttccgtatgcattgttgtttatttttataaaattcaaaaatctcataaaaaatagaaaaatgcaaaaaaatgcaaaaaaattcacgtttattttagcatataggttgagtcggaacggtggatttccatgatgaaattgtactataatttgtccttttgcttaagccttgcattaaactgttatcttttagctttgtcttattgcatatctacgagttaatgttaaaatatagctgaacaaatagacttgacctgaaatgttggcaaactacttataaattctaagttttagagccttataaaccggtgtcatttgtgaccggtttcatgtaggattgtgagtagttactccttgcataacatgttcatcaatttgcacgtatatgaaattcgattgcttttttcctacatacattcgggttagtggtttgtgtcacatgcagggaggcgcttacatATTCCCTTGTCCTTTCATTTTTAcacattaaactccacatttagccaaatttgcctgttgacccttaactacatccaaatttagcctgccttgtcaagctagtttagtgtacgTCTTTGCGGTATTCCGTCGGTTGATGCGAGTTTGGTTTGTTTTGTACTttcttggagttggtaatttatggagaAGGAGGATgtgttgagaaaaaaaaaattgtaaaaaaacATGAcgaaaagaaaccgaaaaaaaagaagaaagaaaaaaccgTGGAAAATGaataaagaaaaaagagaaaaaaaaagatgtttgattgttaa
Protein-coding sequences here:
- the LOC141619413 gene encoding uncharacterized protein LOC141619413, with protein sequence MVASELKNDIQQATSFVEGSLPFRYLGVPIQAGRLTKLECNALVERMVNRIRSIGAKKLSYAGRVVLINSVLNTLYSYWAGMFIIPKGVIRRIEGICRNYLWDGSSDYHRVPLVAWDKVTLPKDEGGLVIKKAELYNIAAVAKLVDWVYNKADKLWIKRISQVYLKQQDWHTYTPAAGVAWSWKSICKVKEMMKSGYQNGHWAANLKGYSIREGYAWLTNKHPKKDWVQLVWNDWNLPKHALISWLVMNQGLNIKAKLFQFGCCPDNRCCILDAYTSSGRSAGARLKLHTHYLLWSACFYHIWNQRNNSRVNMILTRPASLAMQIREDAMRRIRSKIGRTVVNDERTWLQKWGIVV